The nucleotide window CGGATTCTGTAATGACCTCTATTCTACTTAAATCTGCAATCCCCAAACCAGCTTCTTGAGCCAACTTTATATGTGGGATTTTAAGTGGATCGTAGCCTAGGAATTTTGCTGCAACAGCATCAGCTGCAACTAGATCGTTGGAGAATATCATTAAACCAAGCTCCCTCGGTCTAGCGTGAAGTTCACCACCAACACCTGCAATTCTACCATCAATCACAGCTAGACTAGGCTTCAAATATAGATTTACATCAACAATGCTCTCATTAAGCTTCCTATGGAAACGCCCCTTCCTTGCAACTCTACCCTTCTCACCCAAAGTTGCACCAAGCATATTCTTCAAAGACAATGTAACCTTAGTTATTGAATGCTCCTTCAAAATTGGAACTGAAACTATGTATGCATCTTTAAGGGTTAATGGAAACTCAAACTCTTTGAGGAATAGGGCTTTTGGATTCCTTACAACTTCAAATTCATCATTATTTAAATCCACAAGCTTAACTCCATAAATCTCATGAAGCTTAAAGTAGCCAAGCCTCCTATAAGCATGGAAGGTTTCACACCAACCAGACCCCTCGGCCACAACAACCTCATACCCTCCACCCAAATACCACTTAACCAAAGCTTCAACAATATCAACTGGAGTAGTTGTGGGTGGAGGTTCATCCAATATGAGGTTAGGCTTCAAAACAACCCTACGAAAGTTTGGTTTTGGGAAATACTTCAACCCAACCTCAACCATTGAATGGGGATTCATCCCCCTAACAACCACAACCCTAGACATACCAAACAATATTATGGGATGCAACGATGTTTAAACTTACCTATGCATTGTACACACGTT belongs to Candidatus Culexarchaeum yellowstonense and includes:
- a CDS encoding DUF362 domain-containing protein codes for the protein MSRVVVVRGMNPHSMVEVGLKYFPKPNFRRVVLKPNLILDEPPPTTTPVDIVEALVKWYLGGGYEVVVAEGSGWCETFHAYRRLGYFKLHEIYGVKLVDLNNDEFEVVRNPKALFLKEFEFPLTLKDAYIVSVPILKEHSITKVTLSLKNMLGATLGEKGRVARKGRFHRKLNESIVDVNLYLKPSLAVIDGRIAGVGGELHARPRELGLMIFSNDLVAADAVAAKFLGYDPLKIPHIKLAQEAGLGIADLSRIEVITESV